A part of Streptomyces sp. NBC_01497 genomic DNA contains:
- a CDS encoding alpha-L-rhamnosidase-related protein, with product MTSRQHDDAPSPGRPASAQRSGPARRTVLAAGAAGVAAGAVSFGPLSGTAFATPPAHATGPAAAGSWHRYVQGPSSRTVRPVRILSGSVTGDVRDPEGLLAPGGRPTVLTRARPTAPPAWPDGTTAQASSAHGPNNGNDGNPRTYDAKNAIDGDPGTFWNDDTQGVYPDILTVTMPAARALPGVTVLSNQDGVPTAFTVETWDGSVWQSAASVTGNTAVQRPVPFDAPVTTTSVRITVTADQSTPAGEFTRVNEVWPDVVPVIEPAGVTLDFGKVVVGYPRVRFAYASDNSPGVRLAFSESTQFLSTRSDFTRGDQAGDPGQGTDQFAVPVRGADWHDDRRGYGAGDDPSAPDKVYADGLHGFRYLKITLDALASDAPAAQPWGTVAVDSVELDFTAYVGTPGSYRGYFQCSDDELNRYWYAAAYTNELVTDHFRRDDVDPRDAFSPTLDGKLVLHDGAKRDRDPYVGDLAVSARTLYLTHDDAAEAARNVLADLADHQRADGWIPPASINNYTLPLFDYPLWWVTCSWDYVLYTGDRAYAARYYPQLVKLLDTWYPSVTDSAGLLSKGLNGTDGYGDYAFLGRTGRVTYYNVNYVQALKDAAAFATYLGHGADADRWTRRADAVAKAVNTLLWDEAAGAYLDSATGAVRHAQDGNAIAITAGVAGPDRALAALDHLDATTKTRYGNAFMDNDTLFGGASQRVYAFTSYPEFVARFESGRADSAIDQIRRTYGWMAGHDPGITHWEGVGPNGSLYEDAYTSCAHGWSTGVLPALTNQLLGAMPTAPGFAEWAVRPCPDTSVTWAQGQLPTPHGPLAVRWERGHGAALTVSVDAPHGTRGSVALPKGEGRLVVRSGRSVLWDGRGARAKGVTEDATHITVTGLGAGSHTFTTAAK from the coding sequence ATGACCTCAAGGCAGCACGACGACGCCCCGAGCCCCGGACGCCCCGCCTCCGCGCAGCGTTCCGGTCCCGCCCGGCGGACCGTCCTCGCAGCCGGCGCCGCGGGCGTCGCCGCAGGCGCCGTCTCGTTCGGCCCGCTGTCCGGCACCGCCTTCGCCACGCCGCCCGCGCACGCCACCGGGCCTGCCGCGGCGGGCAGTTGGCACCGTTACGTACAGGGGCCCTCGTCCCGTACCGTCCGCCCCGTCCGGATCCTGTCCGGCTCCGTCACCGGGGACGTGAGAGACCCCGAGGGCCTGCTCGCACCCGGCGGCCGGCCCACCGTCCTGACCAGAGCCCGCCCCACCGCGCCGCCCGCCTGGCCCGACGGCACCACCGCGCAGGCGTCCTCCGCGCACGGGCCGAACAACGGCAACGACGGCAACCCCCGTACGTACGACGCGAAGAACGCGATCGACGGCGACCCCGGCACCTTCTGGAACGACGACACCCAGGGCGTCTATCCCGACATCCTCACGGTGACCATGCCGGCGGCCCGCGCGCTGCCCGGCGTGACCGTGCTGTCCAACCAGGACGGCGTGCCCACCGCGTTCACCGTCGAGACCTGGGACGGTTCCGTCTGGCAGAGTGCCGCGAGCGTCACGGGCAACACCGCCGTGCAGCGGCCCGTGCCGTTCGACGCGCCCGTCACGACCACCTCCGTCCGCATCACGGTGACCGCCGACCAGAGCACCCCCGCGGGCGAGTTCACCCGCGTCAACGAGGTCTGGCCCGATGTCGTACCGGTCATCGAACCGGCCGGTGTCACCCTCGACTTCGGCAAGGTCGTCGTGGGCTACCCGCGGGTCCGGTTCGCCTACGCCTCCGACAACAGCCCGGGCGTCCGGCTCGCGTTCTCCGAGTCGACACAGTTCCTGTCCACCCGTTCCGACTTCACCCGGGGCGACCAGGCGGGCGACCCCGGCCAGGGCACCGACCAGTTCGCGGTGCCCGTCCGGGGTGCCGACTGGCACGACGACAGGCGCGGGTACGGGGCGGGCGACGACCCGTCGGCCCCCGACAAGGTCTACGCGGACGGGCTGCACGGTTTCCGCTACCTGAAGATCACCCTGGACGCCCTGGCGTCCGACGCGCCCGCCGCGCAGCCCTGGGGCACGGTCGCCGTCGACTCGGTGGAACTCGACTTCACGGCGTACGTCGGCACGCCCGGCAGCTACCGGGGCTACTTCCAGTGCTCCGACGACGAACTGAACCGCTACTGGTACGCCGCCGCGTACACCAACGAGCTGGTCACCGACCACTTCCGGCGCGACGACGTCGACCCGCGCGACGCGTTCTCGCCCACGCTCGACGGCAAACTCGTGCTGCACGACGGCGCGAAGCGCGACCGGGACCCGTACGTCGGGGACCTCGCGGTCTCTGCCCGTACGCTCTACCTGACACACGACGACGCGGCCGAGGCCGCGCGCAACGTGCTGGCCGACCTCGCCGACCACCAGCGTGCCGACGGCTGGATACCGCCCGCGTCCATCAACAACTACACACTCCCGCTGTTCGACTATCCGCTGTGGTGGGTGACGTGCAGTTGGGACTACGTGCTGTACACCGGCGACCGGGCCTACGCGGCCCGCTACTACCCGCAGCTGGTGAAGCTCCTCGACACCTGGTACCCGAGCGTCACGGACAGCGCGGGCCTGCTGAGCAAGGGCCTCAACGGCACGGACGGATACGGCGATTACGCGTTCCTCGGCCGCACGGGGCGCGTCACGTACTACAACGTGAACTACGTGCAGGCGCTCAAGGACGCGGCGGCGTTCGCGACGTACCTCGGCCACGGCGCCGACGCGGACCGGTGGACGCGACGCGCGGACGCGGTCGCGAAGGCCGTCAACACCCTGCTGTGGGACGAGGCGGCCGGCGCCTATCTCGACTCCGCCACCGGCGCCGTGCGCCACGCCCAGGACGGCAACGCCATCGCCATCACCGCGGGCGTCGCCGGGCCGGACCGCGCGCTCGCCGCGCTCGACCACCTCGATGCCACGACGAAGACCCGTTACGGCAACGCGTTCATGGACAACGACACCCTGTTCGGCGGCGCCTCGCAGCGGGTCTACGCCTTCACGTCGTACCCGGAGTTCGTGGCCCGCTTCGAGAGCGGGCGCGCCGACTCGGCCATCGACCAGATCCGCCGCACCTACGGATGGATGGCCGGCCACGACCCGGGCATCACCCACTGGGAGGGCGTCGGCCCGAACGGCTCGCTGTACGAGGACGCGTACACGAGCTGCGCCCACGGCTGGTCCACGGGCGTGCTGCCGGCGCTCACCAACCAGTTGCTGGGCGCCATGCCCACCGCCCCCGGCTTCGCCGAGTGGGCCGTACGCCCCTGCCCGGACACCTCGGTGACCTGGGCGCAGGGTCAACTGCCCACACCGCACGGACCGCTGGCCGTCCGATGGGAGCGGGGCCACGGTGCTGCCCTCACCGTGTCGGTTGACGCCCCGCACGGCACCCGCGGCTCGGTGGCGCTGCCGAAGGGCGAGGGCCGGCTGGTCGTCCGTTCGGGCCGCAGCGTCCTGTGGGACGGCCGCGGGGCCCGCGCGAAGGGCGTCACCGAGGACGCCACGCACATCACGGTCACCGGTCTCGGCGCGGGCTCGCACACGTTCACGACGGCCGCGAAGTAG
- a CDS encoding glycoside hydrolase family 76 protein, which yields MPGRAAAAPARTRQATAAPAPAREATAAAGICDLYCDARDPSNATSQRTAATATVGGRTITLMLSDNDVMGWATIGNGGQGDEVWLDRSFDGGRTWASGSKLGDTSTPAGSAGWRSQMYNVDDWVNAGVGALRACGQAAGGTAIACTQWARVNRNAATPSTAAATALMMLYDNKTGLFESNGWWTGANALTAIIDNSRVSGMGSYRYAISTTYDLNKNAQGGNFTNNYLDDTGWWGMAWIDAYDLTGDSRYLDTARADADHMNAYWDTGSCGGGVWWSSDTDKRYKNAVTNELYLELDAALHNRIAGDTTYLGRARAEWSWFQGSGMINGAHLIADGLSSGTCAPTGQTYTYNQGVVLGGLDELYRATGDTSLLNTARTLATASTTSAALNPSGVLSDIGEANDCSSDGATFKGPYVRGLAALNSTLSDHPYSAYLDHQADAAQAHDRNTLDQYGPHWNGPFALYAQGHGCQQAALSVLNAAQEN from the coding sequence CTGCCCGGCCGGGCGGCGGCAGCCCCCGCCCGGACGCGACAGGCCACCGCGGCACCGGCGCCGGCGCGGGAAGCCACCGCGGCCGCCGGCATCTGCGACCTCTACTGCGACGCGCGCGACCCGTCGAACGCCACGAGCCAGCGCACCGCCGCCACCGCCACGGTCGGCGGCAGGACCATCACGCTGATGCTGTCGGACAACGATGTCATGGGCTGGGCCACCATCGGGAACGGCGGCCAGGGAGACGAGGTCTGGCTCGACCGCTCCTTCGACGGCGGCCGGACGTGGGCATCGGGCAGCAAGCTCGGCGACACCAGCACCCCGGCCGGCTCGGCCGGCTGGCGCAGCCAGATGTACAACGTGGACGACTGGGTCAACGCGGGTGTCGGCGCCCTGCGCGCCTGCGGCCAGGCAGCCGGCGGAACGGCCATCGCCTGCACGCAGTGGGCCCGGGTCAACCGCAACGCCGCCACCCCCAGCACCGCCGCCGCCACCGCGCTGATGATGCTCTACGACAACAAGACCGGCCTGTTCGAGTCCAACGGCTGGTGGACCGGCGCCAACGCGCTCACCGCGATCATCGACAACAGCCGCGTCAGCGGCATGGGCAGCTACCGGTACGCCATCTCCACGACGTACGACCTCAACAAGAACGCCCAGGGCGGCAACTTCACCAACAACTACCTGGACGACACGGGCTGGTGGGGCATGGCCTGGATCGACGCGTACGACCTCACGGGCGACAGCCGCTACCTCGACACGGCCCGCGCCGACGCCGACCACATGAACGCGTACTGGGACACCGGCTCCTGCGGCGGCGGCGTGTGGTGGAGCTCGGACACCGACAAGCGCTACAAGAACGCCGTCACCAACGAGCTCTACCTGGAACTCGACGCCGCCCTGCACAACCGCATCGCCGGCGACACGACGTACCTCGGGCGGGCCCGCGCGGAGTGGTCCTGGTTCCAGGGCAGCGGCATGATCAACGGTGCCCACCTGATCGCCGACGGCCTCAGCTCGGGCACCTGCGCGCCCACCGGCCAGACGTACACGTACAACCAGGGCGTGGTCCTGGGCGGGCTCGACGAGCTGTACCGCGCGACCGGCGACACCTCCCTGCTGAACACGGCGCGGACGCTCGCGACGGCGTCCACCACGTCGGCCGCCCTCAACCCCTCCGGCGTCCTCAGCGACATCGGCGAGGCGAACGACTGCTCCTCGGACGGCGCCACCTTCAAGGGCCCCTACGTACGCGGTCTCGCGGCGCTCAACAGCACGCTGTCCGACCACCCGTACAGCGCCTACCTGGACCATCAGGCCGATGCGGCGCAGGCGCACGACCGCAACACGCTCGACCAGTACGGCCCGCACTGGAACGGCCCGTTCGCGCTGTACGCGCAGGGGCACGGCTGCCAGCAGGCGGCACTGTCCGTGCTGAACGCGGCCCAGGAGAACTGA
- a CDS encoding glycosyltransferase family 39 protein: protein MPPRVLASATVPRQRGGGVRPAREAVPGRWWTGPWATALGPALLASGLGLWGVTRQGSMWRDESVTYQVAHRSVRQIGRMLAHVDAVHGVYYLLMHALFQMWDGGLTVLRLPSVVATAAAAALVALTGRRLAGHRAGLASGVVFALAPLVQMYAQEGRSYASVGALVALATYLLVRALDGGGRWSWAGYAAAAAAAAWLHEFALLALVAHGITVLSAGVPRAVRRAWCVAVGAAVLAVAPLAVFSTGQSDQVSWIAGPDVAQWAGIAGVTALGVGCAYGVARAAGADAAGAGPVSPARLGLPLLIAPTALLLAAAAYRPMYVDRYVLYSYVGLALVVGRALDLLLAYRPARDTPRARRWSRLGVRAGVALAVLALLPVSLEMRTPDSRKDDVAAVAYTVRRMTAHGEADGMLFMPARRREWRLSYPGAYRGLRDLALRRGPVRSRTLEGVELPAPVIRQRVLGARRIVALTDPGDQPLDMSRQEAVKREVLGRFFVQCARVPVQGAQVVLYARRGDCPARRPGPGPGRMAP from the coding sequence ATGCCGCCGCGTGTCCTCGCCTCCGCCACCGTCCCCCGACAGCGTGGCGGTGGCGTCCGGCCGGCCCGCGAGGCGGTTCCCGGGCGGTGGTGGACGGGGCCGTGGGCCACGGCGCTGGGGCCTGCGCTGCTCGCGTCCGGGCTCGGGCTGTGGGGTGTCACGCGGCAGGGTTCGATGTGGCGCGACGAGTCGGTGACCTACCAGGTGGCGCACCGCAGCGTCCGGCAGATCGGGCGGATGCTGGCCCATGTCGACGCGGTGCACGGCGTCTACTACCTGCTGATGCACGCGCTGTTCCAGATGTGGGACGGCGGGCTGACGGTGCTGCGGCTGCCGTCCGTCGTGGCGACCGCCGCCGCGGCTGCCCTGGTGGCGCTGACGGGGCGCCGGCTCGCCGGCCATCGCGCCGGGCTGGCGAGCGGAGTGGTGTTCGCCCTGGCGCCGCTGGTGCAGATGTACGCGCAGGAGGGCCGGTCGTACGCGTCGGTGGGCGCGCTGGTCGCGCTGGCGACGTACCTCCTCGTGCGGGCGCTCGACGGCGGCGGGCGGTGGTCGTGGGCCGGGTACGCGGCGGCGGCGGCCGCCGCGGCCTGGCTGCACGAGTTCGCCCTCCTGGCGCTCGTCGCGCACGGCATCACCGTGCTGAGCGCCGGTGTGCCGCGCGCGGTACGGCGCGCGTGGTGCGTCGCGGTGGGGGCGGCGGTCCTCGCGGTCGCGCCGCTCGCCGTGTTCAGTACCGGCCAGTCGGACCAGGTGTCCTGGATCGCGGGCCCGGATGTCGCGCAGTGGGCCGGGATCGCGGGGGTCACCGCGCTGGGCGTCGGCTGCGCGTACGGGGTCGCGCGGGCGGCGGGGGCGGACGCGGCGGGTGCGGGGCCGGTGTCGCCCGCCCGGCTCGGGCTGCCGTTGCTGATCGCGCCCACGGCGCTGCTGCTGGCCGCCGCCGCGTACCGGCCCATGTACGTGGACCGGTACGTCCTGTACTCGTACGTCGGTCTCGCGCTCGTCGTGGGGCGGGCGCTCGACCTGCTGCTGGCGTACCGCCCGGCGCGGGATACTCCCCGGGCGCGGCGGTGGTCCCGGCTCGGGGTGCGGGCCGGGGTGGCGCTCGCGGTCCTCGCGCTGCTGCCGGTGTCGTTGGAGATGCGGACGCCGGACAGCCGGAAGGACGACGTCGCGGCCGTCGCGTACACGGTGCGGCGGATGACGGCGCACGGTGAGGCGGACGGCATGCTGTTCATGCCGGCCAGGCGGCGCGAGTGGCGGCTCTCGTATCCGGGCGCCTACCGGGGCCTGCGGGATCTGGCGCTGCGGCGGGGCCCGGTGCGCTCGCGCACGCTGGAGGGCGTGGAACTGCCCGCGCCGGTGATCCGGCAGCGCGTGCTGGGGGCCCGGCGGATCGTGGCGCTCACCGATCCCGGGGACCAGCCGCTCGACATGTCCCGCCAGGAGGCCGTGAAGCGGGAGGTGCTGGGGCGCTTCTTCGTTCAGTGCGCGCGGGTGCCGGTCCAGGGTGCCCAGGTGGTGCTGTACGCGCGCCGCGGCGACTGTCCCGCCCGGCGGCCCGGCCCGGGCCCGGGCCGGATGGCGCCCTGA
- a CDS encoding serine hydrolase domain-containing protein, whose protein sequence is MTTIEGHVAAGFEPVRAAFEANFARHADVGAAVCVYQHGLPVVDLWGGIADPDAGRPWERDTLQLVYSATKGATATAAHLLVQRGELDPDAPVASYWPEFAANGKAGITVRQLLSHRAGLVALDQPVPVEQALAWQPMVDALAAQRPQWAPGTAHGYHGRTFGWLVGEVIHRVSGRTPGRFFAEEIAAPLGLDFFIGLPDSERGRVSRMVYEQPAVDLATVPLDLVPEEFRAMVAALRDPASLSTRAFALTDPAAIDFNAPEVQAAEIPASNGIGTARGLARLYAGLIGEVDGVRLLTSETVAAATEEQSHGDDLVIMLPSRFGSGYMLPTEASPLTGPSAFGHPGRGGSLAFADPGHGIAFGYVMNNIVEGADDVRAASLVEAVRKALG, encoded by the coding sequence ATGACGACGATCGAGGGGCATGTCGCGGCCGGCTTCGAGCCCGTGCGTGCGGCGTTCGAGGCCAACTTCGCGCGGCACGCGGACGTCGGCGCGGCCGTGTGCGTGTACCAGCACGGGCTGCCGGTGGTGGACCTGTGGGGCGGGATCGCCGACCCCGATGCCGGGAGGCCGTGGGAGCGGGACACGCTTCAGCTGGTCTACTCCGCCACGAAGGGCGCGACGGCGACCGCCGCACATCTGCTGGTGCAGCGCGGGGAGCTGGATCCGGACGCTCCCGTGGCCTCCTACTGGCCGGAGTTCGCCGCGAACGGCAAGGCCGGGATCACGGTGCGCCAGTTGCTGTCCCACCGGGCGGGCCTGGTGGCCCTCGACCAACCGGTTCCGGTGGAGCAGGCGTTGGCCTGGCAGCCGATGGTTGACGCGCTGGCCGCGCAGCGACCGCAGTGGGCTCCGGGTACCGCGCACGGTTACCACGGCCGGACCTTCGGATGGCTCGTCGGCGAGGTGATCCACCGGGTGTCCGGCCGTACGCCGGGCCGTTTCTTCGCCGAGGAGATCGCCGCTCCGCTCGGGCTGGACTTCTTCATCGGCCTGCCGGACAGCGAGCGCGGCCGGGTCAGCCGCATGGTGTACGAGCAGCCGGCCGTTGACCTCGCCACGGTGCCCCTCGATCTGGTGCCCGAGGAGTTCCGCGCGATGGTCGCCGCGCTGCGTGACCCGGCGTCCCTGAGCACGAGGGCGTTCGCGTTGACCGACCCGGCCGCGATCGACTTCAACGCGCCCGAGGTGCAGGCCGCCGAGATCCCGGCCTCCAACGGCATCGGGACCGCGCGCGGCCTGGCGCGCCTGTACGCCGGGCTGATCGGTGAGGTGGACGGCGTACGCCTGCTCACCTCGGAAACGGTCGCCGCGGCGACCGAGGAGCAGTCACACGGCGACGACTTGGTGATCATGTTGCCGAGCCGGTTCGGCTCCGGATACATGCTGCCCACCGAGGCGAGCCCGCTGACCGGCCCGAGCGCTTTCGGCCACCCCGGCCGGGGCGGTTCGCTCGCCTTCGCCGACCCGGGGCACGGCATCGCCTTCGGCTACGTCATGAACAACATCGTCGAGGGGGCCGACGACGTGCGTGCGGCGTCGTTGGTCGAGGCGGTGCGCAAGGCGCTGGGCTAG
- a CDS encoding response regulator transcription factor codes for MRVVIAEDSAILRDGLAQLLALRGVEVVAAVADATALLAAVAEHRPDAAVVDIRLPPTQTDEGLRAAVEIRRTAPGTGVLIFSQYVETKYAAQLIGDGGAGVGYLLKERVVDIGEFVLALERVAAGGTALDAEVVAQLFGASRRASELDALTPREREVLSLMAEGRSNLSIATEFTVSERAVEKHIANIFTKLGLTPSEPGHRRVLAVLRYLDHQ; via the coding sequence ATGCGTGTGGTCATCGCGGAGGACTCCGCGATCCTGCGGGACGGGCTCGCCCAGCTCCTCGCCCTGCGCGGCGTGGAAGTGGTGGCGGCGGTGGCGGACGCGACGGCCCTGCTCGCCGCCGTCGCGGAACACCGCCCGGACGCGGCGGTGGTGGACATCCGGCTGCCGCCGACGCAGACCGACGAGGGGCTGCGAGCGGCAGTGGAGATCCGGCGCACGGCACCCGGCACGGGCGTGCTGATCTTCTCGCAGTACGTGGAGACGAAGTACGCGGCGCAGCTCATCGGCGACGGCGGGGCGGGGGTCGGCTACCTGTTGAAGGAACGGGTCGTGGACATCGGTGAGTTCGTCCTCGCGCTGGAGCGGGTAGCGGCGGGAGGCACCGCGCTCGACGCGGAGGTGGTGGCGCAGCTGTTCGGCGCGAGCCGCCGCGCCTCGGAACTGGACGCGCTCACCCCGCGCGAGCGCGAGGTGCTGTCGCTGATGGCGGAGGGCAGATCCAACCTCTCCATCGCGACCGAGTTCACCGTGTCGGAACGCGCGGTGGAGAAACACATCGCGAACATCTTCACCAAGCTGGGCCTCACACCGTCGGAGCCCGGTCACCGCAGGGTCCTCGCCGTCCTGCGGTACCTGGACCACCAGTAG
- a CDS encoding sensor histidine kinase: MQPFRRLLPPRRTAPRVGVLARAAALLYAVLALPLAVIGALAVLTALLLGGALSWTALGTWVIAAGVRVALALGDVQRALTGGLLGVRIEAAGRRGRPSGGRGRGEGPQEARDEGGAFAWRRSLLGGRAGWRAVGCALLAPVTCLLPPVAVVIGYVHGTLLVFMPVIRRWDYITVRSGDGSVRHVGLMVEGVVFDDWPLAAVPTVVGVLLLLSARWLVANALVPHRLLLASLLGPDRADLRIRTLEETRALAVDDAAATLRRIERDLHDGTQARLVGLGMHLTMIRELVTGGADSEQVLRVVETAQGNAKQAVADLRHLVKGIHPPVLDQGLETALATLAADCGVPVELDTGLEGRPTPAIESIAYFCAAEALANTVKHSGATAVSIRMFGAAGALLMSVEDNGRGGAEVGAGSGLSGLLARVRTVDGTLRCDSPVGGPTVVTVLLPYR, translated from the coding sequence ATGCAGCCTTTCCGTCGACTGCTCCCGCCCCGCCGGACAGCTCCCCGCGTGGGGGTCCTCGCCAGGGCGGCGGCGTTGCTCTACGCCGTCCTCGCCCTCCCGTTGGCCGTCATTGGAGCGCTGGCCGTTCTCACGGCCCTGCTGCTGGGCGGGGCACTGTCGTGGACCGCGCTCGGCACGTGGGTCATCGCGGCCGGCGTCCGTGTGGCGCTCGCGCTCGGTGATGTCCAACGAGCCCTGACGGGAGGGTTGCTGGGGGTGCGGATCGAGGCGGCGGGCCGACGGGGGCGGCCGAGCGGCGGGCGAGGCCGTGGCGAGGGGCCGCAGGAGGCCCGAGATGAGGGCGGCGCGTTCGCCTGGCGGCGGTCGCTGCTGGGCGGCCGGGCGGGCTGGCGCGCGGTGGGGTGCGCGCTGCTCGCCCCCGTGACGTGCCTGCTGCCGCCGGTGGCCGTGGTCATCGGCTATGTGCACGGGACGCTGCTCGTGTTCATGCCCGTCATCCGGAGGTGGGACTACATCACGGTGCGGTCGGGGGACGGTTCGGTGCGGCATGTGGGGCTCATGGTGGAAGGTGTGGTGTTCGACGACTGGCCCCTGGCGGCCGTGCCGACGGTGGTGGGCGTGCTGCTGCTTCTCTCGGCCCGGTGGCTCGTGGCGAACGCGCTGGTCCCGCACCGGCTGCTGCTGGCCTCGCTGCTCGGCCCGGACCGGGCGGATCTGCGGATCCGCACCCTGGAGGAGACCCGAGCTCTCGCGGTGGACGACGCGGCGGCCACACTCCGCAGGATCGAGCGGGATCTCCATGACGGCACGCAGGCCCGGTTGGTCGGGCTCGGAATGCATCTGACCATGATCAGGGAGCTGGTGACCGGGGGCGCGGACAGCGAGCAGGTGCTGCGGGTCGTCGAGACGGCCCAGGGCAATGCGAAGCAGGCCGTCGCCGACCTGCGCCACCTCGTGAAGGGCATTCACCCGCCGGTGCTCGACCAGGGGTTGGAGACCGCCCTCGCCACGCTCGCCGCTGACTGCGGAGTGCCGGTGGAACTGGACACAGGTCTGGAGGGCAGGCCCACGCCGGCCATCGAGTCCATCGCGTACTTCTGCGCGGCCGAAGCGCTCGCCAACACGGTCAAGCACAGCGGCGCGACCGCCGTGTCGATCAGGATGTTCGGGGCGGCGGGGGCGCTGCTGATGAGCGTGGAGGACAACGGACGCGGCGGGGCCGAGGTGGGCGCGGGCAGTGGACTGAGCGGGCTGCTCGCCCGGGTGCGGACGGTGGACGGCACATTGCGCTGCGACAGCCCTGTCGGTGGGCCTACGGTGGTCACCGTTCTGCTCCCCTACCGCTGA
- a CDS encoding alcohol dehydrogenase catalytic domain-containing protein, translated as MRWSHVVSARTSETVEVPDAPPGPGEVTVRTVVSGICSSELPAWKGHKGGAPTRLGHELSGEITALGSGVYGWRVGEAVTGFASGAYADSVNVPADALLPVPANVAVDEVLGEPVACVLEALSRSGLRPGQRVAVVGLGFMGLIALQAAATHAPARLVGVDPVPAARELAASLGAHEVCAPEDAEERSFDVVVEFTGAASGLRRAGQLASAHATLCIGGYHHSGPRELEVELWYRGVTLVNGFTPQRHRHLAALSEGLGLISARRLTLAPLITHRVALDEVDRGFGLMVDRAPGFVKCVVVGESG; from the coding sequence ATGCGCTGGTCCCACGTGGTGTCCGCCCGTACGAGCGAGACGGTGGAGGTGCCCGACGCCCCGCCGGGCCCCGGCGAGGTCACCGTACGCACCGTGGTCTCCGGCATCTGCTCGTCCGAACTTCCCGCGTGGAAGGGCCACAAGGGAGGTGCGCCCACCCGACTCGGCCACGAACTGTCCGGCGAGATAACGGCGTTGGGTAGCGGCGTGTACGGCTGGCGGGTGGGCGAGGCGGTCACCGGGTTCGCCTCCGGGGCGTACGCGGACTCCGTGAACGTACCGGCCGACGCACTGCTGCCCGTACCCGCGAACGTGGCGGTCGACGAGGTGCTCGGCGAGCCCGTGGCCTGCGTGCTGGAGGCCCTGTCGCGCAGCGGACTGCGTCCCGGGCAGCGGGTCGCCGTGGTCGGGCTCGGCTTCATGGGGCTCATCGCGCTGCAGGCCGCGGCCACCCACGCACCGGCCCGGCTGGTGGGCGTGGACCCCGTACCCGCCGCGCGGGAGCTCGCCGCGTCCCTCGGCGCACACGAAGTCTGTGCGCCCGAGGACGCGGAGGAGAGGTCGTTCGACGTGGTCGTCGAGTTCACCGGCGCGGCGTCCGGCCTGCGTCGGGCCGGTCAACTCGCCTCTGCACACGCCACGTTGTGCATCGGTGGCTACCACCACAGCGGCCCGCGCGAGCTGGAAGTCGAGCTGTGGTACCGCGGTGTGACGCTGGTCAACGGCTTCACCCCGCAGCGCCACCGTCACCTCGCGGCCCTGTCCGAGGGCCTCGGCTTGATCTCTGCACGACGGCTGACGCTGGCCCCGCTGATCACCCACCGGGTCGCCCTGGACGAGGTGGACCGGGGCTTCGGGCTGATGGTGGACCGGGCGCCGGGGTTCGTGAAGTGCGTGGTGGTGGGGGAGAGCGGCTGA
- a CDS encoding BadF/BadG/BcrA/BcrD ATPase family protein: MSGRATADGAAPSGAPLVVGVDTGGTKTAFALADAVSGAVLDERTVSSDGWQTRSLRDAAAWLGSRVREVTAGAGRPVAAVTVGAHGCESPEQCGRLAESLRALLDVPVAVLNDAELLVPAAGFAHGVGVVAGTGSIAVGRHAETGAYLKAGGWGWVLGDEGSGSALVRDAARSVLRAADAAGPPGDAPGDGGGDGAGRGDVDPLAAVLLASFAQPGLDELAAAMSWDGGVETWGAHAPAVFAAADAGSPLARGVIADGGRALARLVARLAERGARVDAVVAAGGVIGRQPRLYDAFAASLGELLPGVAPVLLEAAPVRGAIALALPLALPLVRSGGR; this comes from the coding sequence ATGAGCGGCCGGGCGACGGCGGACGGAGCGGCCCCCTCGGGCGCCCCACTCGTCGTGGGGGTCGACACCGGCGGTACGAAGACGGCCTTCGCCCTCGCCGACGCGGTGAGCGGCGCGGTGCTTGACGAGCGCACGGTGTCGAGCGACGGCTGGCAGACCCGGTCGTTGCGGGACGCCGCCGCGTGGCTGGGCTCCCGGGTCCGCGAGGTGACCGCCGGCGCGGGCCGGCCGGTGGCGGCGGTCACGGTCGGTGCCCACGGGTGCGAGTCGCCCGAACAGTGCGGCCGGCTCGCGGAGTCGCTAAGGGCGCTCCTCGACGTCCCGGTCGCGGTCCTCAACGACGCCGAACTGCTCGTCCCCGCAGCCGGGTTCGCGCACGGCGTCGGTGTCGTCGCGGGCACGGGCTCGATCGCCGTGGGACGCCACGCCGAGACGGGCGCGTACCTGAAGGCGGGCGGCTGGGGCTGGGTGCTCGGCGACGAGGGCTCGGGCTCCGCGCTCGTACGGGACGCGGCGCGCTCGGTGCTCCGTGCGGCGGACGCGGCCGGGCCACCCGGCGACGCGCCCGGCGACGGTGGCGGTGACGGGGCGGGCCGGGGTGACGTCGATCCGCTCGCTGCCGTGCTGCTCGCGTCGTTCGCGCAGCCCGGCCTCGACGAACTCGCCGCCGCGATGAGCTGGGACGGCGGCGTCGAGACCTGGGGCGCGCACGCGCCCGCCGTGTTCGCGGCGGCCGACGCCGGTTCCCCGCTCGCGCGCGGGGTGATCGCGGACGGCGGGCGCGCACTTGCCCGGCTCGTGGCCCGGCTGGCCGAGCGGGGCGCCCGGGTGGACGCCGTCGTCGCAGCGGGCGGCGTCATCGGCCGCCAGCCCCGCCTGTATGACGCGTTCGCCGCGAGCCTCGGGGAACTTCTTCCCGGCGTTGCCCCCGTACTGCTGGAAGCCGCCCCGGTGCGCGGGGCGATCGCGCTCGCCCTGCCCCTCGCCCTGCCCCTCGTCCGCTCCGGAGGTCGTTGA